In the genome of Streptomyces pactum, one region contains:
- a CDS encoding GlcG/HbpS family heme-binding protein, with product MTKLSPRARVLTAAAATALAGTAVFGAVSATASPAAPQAAPVRADVHDKDLTRSTHLSAAAAERAARATLDAARRDGQKVSVAVVDRNGNTLVTLRGDGAGPQSYESAVRKAFTAVSWNAPTSDLVKRLDQAPTLKDIPGTLFLAGGVPATADGAPVAGIGVAGAPSGALDEKYAQAGLAALGR from the coding sequence ATGACCAAGCTCTCCCCGCGCGCCCGTGTCCTCACCGCGGCCGCCGCCACCGCACTGGCCGGTACGGCGGTCTTCGGCGCCGTGTCCGCCACCGCCTCCCCGGCCGCCCCGCAGGCCGCCCCGGTCCGCGCCGACGTGCACGACAAGGACCTCACCCGCTCCACCCACCTCTCGGCCGCCGCGGCCGAGCGGGCCGCCCGCGCCACCCTGGACGCCGCCCGGCGGGACGGGCAGAAGGTGTCCGTCGCCGTCGTGGACCGCAACGGCAACACCCTGGTCACCCTCCGCGGCGACGGCGCCGGCCCGCAGTCCTACGAGTCGGCGGTCCGCAAGGCGTTCACCGCGGTCTCCTGGAACGCCCCCACCTCCGACCTGGTCAAGCGCCTGGACCAGGCCCCCACCCTCAAGGACATCCCGGGCACGCTGTTCCTGGCGGGCGGGGTCCCGGCCACGGCCGACGGCGCCCCGGTGGCGGGCATCGGGGTCGCCGGAGCGCCCAGCGGCGCCCTGGACGAGAAGTACGCCCAGGCCGGTCTGGCCGCGCTCGGCCGCTGA
- a CDS encoding sensor histidine kinase, producing MVLPRRTDRTGRTVLRRRTDRTWRSGPGWRTGRPALVVAVLVTVWAVLVLLAPSFAWCAVPFVYTGLRTLPVRAALPLVALLTVFVVVAQLRLAGGFDPGTVLAPPAVAAIATAMFLHMERQAARQRSLIADLLRTRRELAATERREGTLAERQRLSMEIHDTLAQGLSSQRMLLQAADRTWDLDPATARGHVRRAAEIAAHNLAEARRFVHDLAPADLAGGVPLHTALAELAEREGRAGPAVRFRLDGTPQPLPDRVQSALLRVAQGALANVREHSGATTAVLTLSCLDDQVVLDITDDGRGFDPDAVAARATAPPGGTGTPGGVRGGDGPDAGRTPAVRPGGAPGSGGAAGDAPDGGSAAGSRAAGSPTGDGPGDGGPPDGPAGGRGHGLPAMRARLAQLGGTLTVESAPGEGTVLSAAVPLTSL from the coding sequence ATGGTCCTTCCCCGGCGGACGGACCGGACGGGGCGAACGGTCCTTCGCCGGCGAACGGACCGGACGTGGCGGAGCGGGCCGGGGTGGCGGACCGGGCGGCCGGCGCTGGTGGTGGCGGTGCTGGTGACGGTGTGGGCGGTCCTGGTGCTGCTCGCCCCCAGCTTCGCCTGGTGCGCCGTGCCGTTCGTCTACACCGGTCTGCGGACCCTGCCGGTGCGGGCCGCGCTGCCGCTGGTGGCGCTGCTGACGGTGTTCGTCGTCGTCGCCCAGCTGCGGCTGGCCGGGGGCTTCGACCCCGGTACGGTACTGGCCCCGCCCGCCGTGGCCGCCATCGCCACCGCGATGTTCCTGCACATGGAGCGGCAGGCCGCGCGGCAGCGGTCGCTCATCGCGGACCTGCTCCGCACCCGCCGGGAGCTGGCCGCCACCGAACGGCGCGAGGGCACGCTCGCCGAGCGGCAACGGCTGTCGATGGAGATCCACGACACCCTGGCCCAGGGGCTGTCCAGCCAGCGGATGCTGCTCCAGGCGGCCGACCGCACCTGGGACCTGGACCCGGCCACCGCGCGCGGCCATGTCCGCCGGGCCGCCGAGATCGCGGCGCACAACCTCGCCGAGGCCCGCCGCTTCGTGCACGACCTGGCGCCGGCGGACCTGGCGGGCGGGGTGCCGCTGCACACGGCGCTGGCCGAGCTGGCGGAGCGCGAGGGCCGCGCCGGTCCCGCGGTCCGGTTCCGGCTGGACGGCACCCCCCAGCCGCTCCCGGACCGGGTGCAGTCCGCGCTGCTGCGGGTGGCCCAGGGTGCGCTGGCCAACGTCCGGGAGCACTCCGGGGCCACGACGGCGGTGCTGACCCTCAGCTGCCTGGACGACCAGGTGGTGCTGGACATCACCGACGACGGGCGCGGCTTCGACCCGGACGCCGTGGCGGCCCGCGCCACCGCACCGCCCGGCGGCACCGGCACCCCGGGCGGGGTACGGGGCGGGGACGGTCCGGACGCCGGCCGGACGCCGGCGGTCCGGCCGGGCGGGGCGCCGGGCAGCGGCGGTGCCGCGGGCGACGCGCCGGACGGCGGCTCCGCGGCCGGCAGTCGGGCGGCCGGCAGCCCCACCGGCGACGGGCCGGGTGACGGCGGGCCGCCGGACGGGCCGGCCGGCGGCCGGGGCCACGGGTTGCCGGCGATGCGTGCCCGCCTGGCCCAGCTCGGCGGCACGCTCACCGTCGAGTCGGCCCCCGGCGAGGGCACCGTGCTCTCCGCCGCCGTCCCCCTGACGTCCCTGTGA
- a CDS encoding response regulator translates to MTTATPGEAPVRILLCDDHAVVRAGLRALLASAPGIEVAGEAGGGAEAVALAARLRPDVVLMDLQLGSGINGIEATRRITSGGPAAPHVLVLTTYDTDADITRAIEAGATGYLLKAERPEELFSAIHAAAQGRTALSPPVAGRVMARLRRPRPALTDRELDILEQLARGLGNREIARALFISEATVKTHLGRIYGKLGVDTRAGAVAVAKEQRLLP, encoded by the coding sequence GTGACCACGGCCACCCCCGGCGAAGCGCCGGTACGCATCCTGCTCTGCGACGACCACGCGGTGGTCCGGGCCGGGCTGCGGGCGCTGCTCGCCAGCGCCCCCGGCATCGAGGTCGCCGGCGAGGCCGGCGGCGGGGCCGAGGCGGTCGCGCTGGCCGCCCGGCTGCGCCCGGACGTGGTGCTGATGGATCTCCAGCTGGGCAGCGGCATCAACGGCATCGAGGCCACCCGCCGGATCACCTCCGGCGGCCCGGCCGCACCGCACGTACTGGTGCTGACCACCTACGACACGGACGCCGACATCACCCGGGCGATCGAGGCCGGGGCCACCGGCTACCTGCTCAAGGCCGAGCGGCCCGAGGAACTGTTCTCCGCCATCCACGCCGCCGCGCAGGGGCGCACCGCCCTCTCCCCGCCGGTGGCCGGCCGGGTGATGGCCCGTCTGCGCCGGCCGCGCCCGGCGCTCACCGACCGGGAGCTGGACATCCTGGAGCAGCTGGCCCGGGGCCTGGGCAACCGGGAGATCGCCCGCGCCCTGTTCATCAGCGAGGCCACGGTGAAGACCCACCTGGGACGGATCTACGGCAAGCTCGGGGTGGACACCCGCGCCGGGGCGGTCGCGGTGGCCAAGGAGCAGCGGCTGCTGCCCTGA
- a CDS encoding YchJ family protein, producing MARHPRRSRPSDRGATDPGCPCGRPAAYDACCGRLHRGEATAATPEELMRSRFSAFAVRDEAYLLRSWHPDTRPPSVEFDPALRWQRLEILGSTDGGAFRNEGTVEFRAHYTLRGRPGRLHENSRFTRHDGAWVYVDGVVDDA from the coding sequence ATGGCCCGACATCCCCGCCGATCGCGTCCGTCCGACCGCGGCGCCACCGACCCCGGCTGCCCCTGTGGACGGCCGGCCGCCTACGACGCGTGCTGTGGCCGGCTGCACCGCGGTGAGGCGACCGCCGCCACCCCCGAGGAGCTGATGCGGTCCCGCTTCAGCGCGTTCGCGGTGCGCGACGAGGCGTATCTGCTGCGCAGCTGGCACCCGGACACCCGGCCGCCGTCGGTGGAGTTCGACCCCGCGCTGCGGTGGCAGCGGCTGGAGATCCTCGGCAGCACGGACGGCGGGGCGTTCCGCAACGAGGGGACCGTGGAGTTCCGCGCCCACTACACCCTGCGGGGGCGCCCCGGCCGGCTCCACGAGAACAGCCGTTTCACCCGGCACGACGGTGCCTGGGTGTACGTGGACGGCGTCGTCGACGACGCCTGA
- a CDS encoding NAD-dependent epimerase/dehydratase family protein: MKLLLLGGTEFVGRSVAEEAVARGWEVTVFHRGHHPPPAGVTARHGDRTTGEGLSSLAEGAWDVVVDTWSGDPAAVRDVAGLLRDRAGRYVYISSRSVYRFPPPAGQDESGPLVDPPSATGDLDYATCKRGGEIAATEAFGDRALLARAGLILGPGENVGRLPWWLTRMARGGVVAAPGPRDLPLQYIDTRDLARWVLDAAAGGLGGAYDTVSPPGHTTMGELLETCARVTGSAAELRWLEPERILAAGVEPWTELPIWLPPGEMHGGLHGGNVAKALAAGLRCRPVAETVADTWAWLGGLGGTAPQRPDLPPVGLSPEKEAGLLARS; encoded by the coding sequence ATGAAGCTGTTGTTGCTCGGAGGCACGGAGTTCGTCGGCCGGTCGGTCGCGGAGGAAGCGGTGGCGCGGGGCTGGGAGGTGACGGTCTTCCACCGCGGGCACCACCCGCCGCCGGCCGGGGTCACCGCCCGGCACGGCGACCGGACGACCGGTGAGGGGCTGTCCTCCCTCGCCGAGGGCGCCTGGGACGTGGTGGTCGACACCTGGTCGGGTGATCCGGCGGCGGTTCGGGACGTGGCGGGGCTGCTGCGGGACCGGGCCGGCCGGTACGTGTACATCTCCAGCCGGTCGGTGTACCGCTTCCCGCCCCCGGCGGGGCAGGACGAGAGCGGACCGCTGGTCGATCCGCCGTCCGCGACCGGCGACCTGGACTACGCGACGTGCAAGCGCGGCGGGGAGATCGCGGCCACCGAGGCGTTCGGCGACCGGGCGCTGCTGGCCCGGGCCGGGCTGATCCTCGGTCCCGGGGAGAACGTCGGCCGGCTGCCGTGGTGGCTGACGCGGATGGCGCGCGGCGGGGTGGTGGCCGCTCCGGGCCCCCGGGACCTGCCGCTCCAGTACATCGACACCCGGGATCTGGCCCGCTGGGTCCTGGACGCCGCCGCCGGTGGGCTGGGCGGTGCGTACGACACGGTGAGCCCGCCGGGGCACACCACGATGGGCGAGCTGCTGGAGACCTGCGCCCGGGTCACCGGGTCCGCCGCCGAACTGCGCTGGCTGGAGCCGGAGCGGATCCTCGCCGCCGGGGTGGAGCCCTGGACCGAGCTGCCCATCTGGCTGCCGCCCGGCGAGATGCACGGCGGCCTGCACGGCGGGAACGTCGCCAAGGCGCTCGCCGCCGGGCTCCGCTGCCGCCCGGTCGCCGAGACGGTCGCGGACACCTGGGCCTGGCTGGGCGGGCTGGGCGGGACGGCGCCGCAGCGCCCGGACCTGCCCCCGGTCGGCCTGTCCCCGGAGAAGGAAGCCGGGTTGCTGGCCCGTTCCTGA
- a CDS encoding SigB/SigF/SigG family RNA polymerase sigma factor: MSVRTQAKRPSARHPHDDAPDTDAAFECIATLPDGPEKDALRQEVVCAWMPMAERLARQFRNRGESLEDLRQIAALGLVKAVARYDPARGNTFASFAVPTVVGEVKRHFRDHTWGTHVPRRVQELRNRVRVAERELSHSLDQRGPSVAEIAAHTHLSDQEVRLGMEAMNSYSPLSLDAELPGTADGYSLTETLGDTEPGYDRVVDRESLKPQLRGLPERERQILYLRFFRGMSQNSIAEELGISQMHVSRILSRTCATLRDRVMTDHPTTT; this comes from the coding sequence ATGAGCGTACGAACCCAGGCCAAGCGCCCGTCGGCGCGCCATCCGCACGACGACGCCCCCGATACCGACGCGGCATTCGAGTGCATCGCGACACTGCCCGACGGGCCGGAGAAGGACGCACTGCGGCAGGAGGTGGTCTGCGCCTGGATGCCGATGGCCGAACGCCTGGCCCGGCAGTTCCGCAACCGGGGGGAGTCGCTGGAGGATCTGCGGCAGATCGCGGCGCTGGGCCTGGTGAAGGCCGTGGCGCGGTACGACCCGGCCCGCGGCAACACCTTCGCCAGCTTCGCCGTGCCCACCGTGGTCGGCGAGGTCAAGCGCCACTTCCGGGACCACACCTGGGGCACCCATGTGCCGCGCCGGGTGCAGGAGCTGCGCAACCGGGTGCGGGTGGCCGAGCGCGAACTGTCCCATTCCCTGGACCAGCGGGGCCCCAGCGTGGCCGAGATAGCCGCCCACACCCACCTGAGTGACCAGGAGGTCCGGCTGGGGATGGAGGCGATGAACAGCTACTCCCCGCTCTCCCTGGACGCGGAGCTGCCGGGGACCGCCGACGGTTACTCCCTGACCGAGACCCTGGGCGACACCGAGCCGGGCTACGACCGGGTGGTGGACCGCGAATCACTCAAGCCGCAGCTGCGCGGGCTGCCGGAGCGCGAACGCCAGATCCTGTACCTCCGCTTCTTCCGCGGCATGTCGCAGAACAGCATCGCCGAGGAGCTGGGCATCTCCCAGATGCACGTCTCCCGCATCCTCAGCCGCACCTGTGCCACCCTCCGGGACCGGGTGATGACCGACCATCCCACCACCACCTGA
- a CDS encoding VOC family protein, whose product MSDSTDVAVSGAPCWVSLMSRDLRAAQDFYGAVLGWSFRPGAHEEGFSVALADGDPVAGIGAFAHTFRVAVSWTPYFAVDSADETAARIRERSATVAVGPLAFGRGRAALAADPDGAVFGIWEGHRAKWGVGRGSAPAWLELRTRDTFAASIFYAEVLRWATECEDGCDVVYKSDQVVLREGTREVAVINGGAVESAPDPHVRPRWHVYFRVPDVDAAAAAAVAAGGSVPRHPAPSPLGREATLRDPDGGLFTIVS is encoded by the coding sequence ATGTCGGACTCAACAGATGTAGCTGTGTCGGGTGCGCCGTGCTGGGTCAGCCTGATGTCCCGCGATCTGCGGGCCGCGCAGGACTTCTACGGTGCGGTCCTGGGCTGGTCCTTCCGGCCGGGCGCGCACGAGGAGGGGTTCTCGGTGGCGCTGGCGGACGGTGACCCGGTCGCCGGGATCGGGGCGTTCGCGCACACCTTCCGGGTGGCCGTGTCCTGGACGCCGTACTTCGCCGTGGACAGCGCGGACGAGACCGCCGCCCGTATCCGGGAGCGCAGCGCCACGGTCGCCGTGGGCCCGCTCGCCTTCGGGCGGGGCCGGGCGGCGCTGGCGGCCGATCCCGACGGCGCCGTCTTCGGTATCTGGGAAGGACACCGCGCCAAGTGGGGGGTCGGGCGCGGCAGTGCCCCCGCCTGGCTGGAACTGCGCACCCGGGACACCTTCGCCGCCTCGATCTTCTACGCCGAGGTGCTGCGCTGGGCCACCGAGTGCGAGGACGGCTGCGACGTGGTGTACAAGAGCGACCAGGTGGTGCTGCGGGAGGGCACCCGGGAGGTGGCGGTGATCAACGGCGGGGCCGTGGAGTCCGCGCCCGACCCGCACGTCCGGCCGCGCTGGCACGTGTACTTCCGGGTGCCCGACGTGGACGCGGCGGCAGCGGCGGCGGTCGCCGCCGGCGGTTCGGTGCCGCGCCACCCGGCACCCTCGCCGCTGGGCCGGGAGGCCACCCTCCGTGACCCGGACGGCGGCCTCTTCACGATCGTCTCCTGA